In Myxococcus stipitatus, the genomic window AGCCAGAAGGACGGCTTCGCGGACGCGGTGGTGGTGGTGGACGCGGACACGGTGGTGTCGCCCAACCTGCTGCACGCGTACGGACGGCGGCTGGAGGACGGGGCGCACGCGGTGCAGGCGCACTACGGCGTGATGAACCCCACGGCGTCGTGGCGCACGCGGCTGATGACCATCGCCCTGGGCATGTTCCACAAGGTGCGCTCGCTGGGGCGCGAGGCGCTGGGCGTCTCGTGCGGCCTGCGCGGCAACGGCATGTGCTTCACGCACGCGGTGCTGCGCGAGGTGCCGCACGACGCGTTCAGCGTGGTGGAGGACCTGGAGTACGGCATCCGCCTGGGCCGCAAGGGGCACCGCGTGCACTACGCCTGGGAGGCGGAGGTGCAGGGCGAGATGGTGTCGGCGGAGAAGCAGAGCCGCTCGCAGCGTCAGCGCTGGGAGGGCGGGCGCGCGCAGATGCGCAAGCTGCACGGCTGGCCGCTGTTGAGCGACGCGCTGAAGCAGCGCAGCGGGCTGCTGCTGGACCTGTCGATGGACGTGCTGGTGCCGCCCTTGAGTCAGCTCGTGCTGGCCACGGTGGGCGGCGCGGTGGCGGCGGCGGTGGTGGCGTGGCTGTCCGGGGGCACGGCGGTGGTGGCCAGCGCGCTGGCGGCCTTCGGGCTGGCGAGCCTGGGCGCGTACGTGCTGCGCGGCTGGTGGGTGTCCGGCGTGGGGCCCCGGGGGCTGTTGGACCTGGCGTGGGCGCCCGTCTACATCCTGTGGAAGGTGTGGCTGATGCTGCGTGGCCCCGGCGCGGAGAAGCGCGGCGAGTGGGTGCGCACCTCGCGCGAGGCCGAGCGCCCGTGACCCGCGCGGCGCCGTGACGGAGCGCCGGTCGTGATGGAACGGTGATGGAACCGCGAGCCCCTGGTGAGGCTCGCGACGGGTCGAGCCTCCGATGCTGTGCTCCCTCGGCACGGTGGGAGGTGGACCTCGTGAAGGCGCGCGTTCATGCGGGGATGGTGCTCGCCTGTGGGCTGGTGGCCTCCGTCGCGAGGGCCCAGTCCGCGGACAGCGGCGGCCTCATGGGCACCGTCATCCACGGCGCCGATGGGCAGCCACTCACGGACGTGGAGGTCCGCGTCGTCGGGCCCTCGCTCCTCGGGGACCTCCGCGTCCTGACGGATGGGGACGGACATTTCCGCGTCCCACGCCTGCCTCCGGGCCTGTACACCGTGGTCTACCTCAAGGAGGGCTACCAGAGCTGGGAGCGCTACGAGACCCGGGTCGAGCTCGGGCGGACCACTCGCGCGGACATGAAGCTCGCCCGCGAGGACGTGGGCTGCTGGTTCGTCGCCCGGCGCGAGGGGCTCGACACGGTCTCCACCACCACGGGCCTCCACGTGGGCCCGGAGTTCTTCCGGCGCATCGCGGTCCGTTGACCCGCCCATGGCCATGTCAGCGAGGACGTTCATGAAACAGGTCCTGACCTGGGGGCTCGCCCTCTTCTCGCAGGTGGCCCTAGCGCAGCAGGGGTCGGCGCCTTCTCCCGTGGAGAACTCCGTCCGGAATTGCGCCGGTTGGAGCTCCCCCTCCGTGAGGCCCTCGCGTCGCGCTGGCGCGCCCCTCAAGGCGGCGGGAGAGCTGGATGGCCTCGTCCGTCACGCGCTCACGGACGAGTCGCTGTCCCAGGTCTCGGTGACCGTGAGCCAGCCGGACACGGGCCGCGCGTGGACCACCGAAACGAACGCCGAGGGGCAGTACCACTTCTTCTGCCTCCCTCCTGGCGACTACACCGTGCGCGTCAGCAAGCCCACCTACGCCACGGTGGAGCGCGACTCCATCTCGGTCCGGGAGAAGCGCGTCCGCGTGTTCGACATGAAGCTGTATCCAGCGGACTACGAGCCGCCCCCACCCCCGCTCCCGCCGACCTCGGAGGGCTGTTACACCGTGGGCGCCACCGTGAATCCGGACTTCATCCGGACCATCCGGATCCAAGAAGCCAGCGTTCCTCCGACGCCAAGGTTGCGTGGCTTCACGTCCCTCGCGGAGCTGGCGCCGACCCCATGGATGGACTCCGTCGGCATCGGCACGAGATACGCCCCCTCGACGCGGCCCGCTCGCTGAAATCCATCCATCGCGCCCTCGGGCCGCGAAGGTGCCTGTTCATGGCTCGTCCCACCCCGTCACGGCGGCTGAGTCCACCGCGGCCCGCTCGCCGAGACCTGTCCGAGACATCCCTCTGGCTCCACGAACGCATGAGCCCGTGCGTCACGGCCCATCATGACGTGTCCATGGAACCACCGTGATGGGTAGGGGCGCCCACTCATCAGGATGACGGGACCGACCTCTCGGAAGAACCCATCCGGTCGCGGCGCGCGTCGCATTGGCGAGCTCCCCGCGCGAACGCTCACCTGTGTGTGGGATTGACGCGCCCAATCCTTTGGGCGTTTCCTGACCATCGCGGGCGGTGACAACGCGACACGCAGCAGGGGGACTGCCGTGGACTTCGCTCACGCCAAGAAGCCGGAGGTGAAGCCAGCGTCCCGGGACGCCAAGGCTCCCAGGTCCCAGCCGGAGGCCAGCGCCACGGCCCCAGGCGTTCCGCTCTACCTTCGCGGTCCCCTCGGCTCCGCCACCCCGGTGACTGGCGCGGCCCCAGCCCCCGAGGCCGTCGCGGACGCCCAGGCTCCGGTCGGAGGACTCCCCGCGTATCTGCGTGGAGCGATGGGGCTGGGCGCGGGGACCCAGGCGGTGCCGCCGGTGCAAGCCAAGCTGGCGGTCGCGCCGGCGAAGAGCGCGCTGGAGGAGCAGGCGGACCAGGTGGCTCGCACCGCGTCGGCGCCGGCCTCCGGACCCTCCTCGTCCGCGACGCCCCCTCGTCCACCCGCGACGCCCAACCGCCTCACGGGCACCTCGGGCGAGCCGCTGAGTCCCCGCGTCCGCGAGCGTGTCGAGCCCGTCGTCGGACGCAACCTCTCCGACGTGCGTGTCCATCAGGCGTCGGATGACCGCGACGCCGCGGAGAGCCTCCGGGCGCGCGCCTTCACCCACAAGGAGCACGTCTTCCTGGGCCGGGGTGAAAGCGCCGAGGACGTGGAGCTGCTCGCCCACGAGATGACCCACGTCGTCCAGCAGACAGAGGGCGACGCGCCCCCGGTGCAGCGCAAGCCGGCCGACTACCGCCAGCCCGAGGATGGCGAGGGCCCCGCCGCCCGGATGCGGGCGCGCATCGACGAGGAGCTCGCGGACGAGGACGTCCCGGACGAGCGGCCCGACATCGACCGGGGTGAAGTCGCGTCCAAGAGCCTCGGACTCCAACCCCAGGCGCGCCCGGACGTGGACAGGGCGGCGCAGGAGCGGCCGGGCGTCCAGGCCGCCGCGACCGAGACGGCGCAGGTGGTCGACGCGCCGGCCCAGGCTGAGGGCGAAGGGGAAGGCGGCAAGGGCAAGAAGGGCGAGGCGGGAGGCGGCGAGGCGGCCGCCGGGGACGCGGAGCAGTCGGCGGCGCAGGATGCCTTCACCCTGGCGGCGGCCGAGCCTCAGCCCCAGGTGCCCACGCCGGTCGCGCCAGTGCCCCAGGTGGCGCCCGTGGACGCGGGCGGCCAGGCGCTGCGGCCGGTGGAGAACGTGGACGCGGCCGTCACGGAGATCGCCGAGGCCACCCAGGGCATGCGCGACGAGGGCACGAGCCTGCAGGAGGCCGCGTCCAACGAGCGCGCCAACGCGCGCATCCTCGAGGGCAACCTCAACCTGGTCCGCAAGGGCGTGGCGCAATCGGACCTGGGCGTCACGACGTCACAGGGCCACGCGGCCTATCGACGCACCGTCCTGGAGCAGGGCCGCGCCGCCCTCGGCGTGTCGCGGCAGAAGACCACGTGGGTGGCGGAGCAGGCGCCGCAACACCTGGCCAAGGCGGACGCGGGCCGCGAGGACTCCGCGGGAATGGCCGAGGAGTCCTCGTCGCTGTCGGCCGAGAGCGCGGCCAATACGCCGGACGACGCCGAGGCCGCGGAGAAGGCCAGCGAGCAGCGCGGCGAAATCAACCAGGCCGGCGGCGACGTCAACAACCTGGACCGCGCGTTCTCCGGGGGTCAGGAGCGGGCCCGAGGACTGTCGGCCGACGCGGCACAGGCCGCGAACCTCAACACGAAGGCCGAGGCGAAGCTCACCGAGAGCACCAGCGTGCTCCAGCGCACGGACGAGAAGCTCTCGCAGATGCGCGAGCAGACCGACGGAGCCCGCGCCCAGGTCGAGGCGCTCGCGGACCGGCCGGGGGAGATGGTCGCCCAGGCGGACGAAACCGAGGCCGAGGGGCGCTCCGTGGTCGAGCAGTCGTTCGCCGTCGAGGAGCGGCTGCGCGAGGAGCAGGAGACCCACCGCCAGAACACGGCGGCCATCCCCGAGGAGACTCCCGAGGAGCGGGCGCTGCGCGAGGAGGAGGGAATCGAGGCGCCACGCCTCGAGACGCATCCTCCGGCGCGGCCGGAGCCCGCGCAGCCCGAGGAGGGAGAGGCGCCACCGGCGGCCAACGGAGGGAAGGCCGCCGCCGGTGCGCGTGACGGCGCTCCAACCGAGGCGAAGCCGGAGGGCGCGGCCCAGGCGGCGATGCAGCAGGCCCAGGCCACCGCGGCGGAAGGAGGCGACCTGCAGCCCATCGCGCCACGGCCACCCAGCGAGGCTAGCGCGGAGACAGTGGTGCAGCGCCAGCCCCAGGCGGGCTACGAGGACCGCTGGAGCTTCGACCCGGCGGGGGCAATCGCCAGCCACATTCCGGAAGTGCTCGGCGGCACGGCTCCGCCCAAGGGGCAGAAGCGGCTGAGTCGCGAGGAGCTCGCGGAGCGCGAGCAAAAGCGGCGCAAGGAGGACTTGGAAGAAATTCAAAGGCAGGCGGGCAAGCCATTCGAGCAGACCACGGCCTGGGAGCGGCGGCGCATCGCGCTGCGGATGATGGGGCGGAACCTGTGGTCGAAGCTCTCGGGCATCCCCTGGCCAGGGTTCGGCGCGCTGGCGCTCGGGCTGGTGAACCCGGTGACACCACTGCTGGGCGTGGTGTCGGGCTTCGGCATGATTGCCTCGGGCGCGGCGAACCTGGTCAACATCCAGGCCTGGCAGCGCGACCCCATCGGCAACCTGCTCAAGATCGCCGCGGACATCGCGACGGGCCTCACCATCATCCTGGGCTCCATCACCGCGCTGGCGGCGGTCATCGCCGCGCTGTGCACGGCGCTCATCCTGGTCACCTTCGGCATCCTCGGCCCCGCGCTGGGTCCGGTGGTGGCCTTCTGCGCCAGCGTCATGGTGACCACGGGCGGGTGGACCATCGCGGTCGGCAAGTTCGCGCTGCTCTTCCAGTTCCTCTGTTTCCTCAAGAACCTCTACGAGGCGGGCGTCGCGCGGAACGCGGAGGAGTTGCAGCGCTCGTCGGACCGGATGTCGAGCGACATCTCCGCCGCGGGCAACGTCGTGCTGCAGATGGGCATGGCGAAGCTGGCCCAGGTGGGCGGCCGTGGCATGCAGCGCGGCATCATCCGGGCCGGCGGCGGCGCGCGCTGGGGAGGCGGGCTGACCACGCGGCTCGGGACGGCGGTGCGCGGCGCGGGCCGGAGCATCGCGAAGGGAGGCAACTTCGCGAGGCTGGGAGCGGCCGTCCGTCAGGGCCTGCCTCGAGTGCCTGGAGCGGTGGGGCGCGGCGTCCGGAGCATCGGCGCGGGCATCCGCAACATGCCGGCGCAGGCGGTCGCGGCGGCGCGGGCGCTGCCGGGTGTCATCCGCTCGCCGATCCAGAGCGCGCGGCGCGCGTTCGGCTGGGGGATGTCGCGCAACTACCTGCTGGGCCGGGGCGTGGCGCCCGGCCTCGCGGGGCTGCGCGCTGCAGGGACGGAGGGCGCGTTGCTCGCGCGGCTCGAGGCCGGCGGCCTGAGCGCGTCGGCGGCACAGCGCGCCCTGCGGGTCTGGGAGCGCGAGGGCCTGGAGATGTTGCTCGCGGACGGGCTGAGCGCCGCGGAGATCCACCTCCTCACGCAGGTGTCCCAGGCCACCCTGCGGAAACTGCTGCTGGAGTTCTCCTCCCGAGAGCTCGCGAACCTCGCGGCGGCGGTGGGCGTCCAGGGGTTGGAGACCCTGGCGACCATCGAGGCCTCCACGCTGCGCCGCCTGTTGGCGGGGCTGCCTCCACAGAGCGTCGTGCAGCTCGTCACGACGGTGCCCAGAGAGGTACTGGAGCGGCTGGTCGCGGGCGGAATGGCGCCCGCGAGAATCGCGCACCTGGCGGGGACGCTGCCTCCCGAGGTGTTGAACCGGCTCGCCTTCGAGCTGACGGCCCTCGAGTTGGACCGGGTGGTCAACGAGCTGGGCGAGGCGGTCGTCTCGAAGATGGGCATCCCAGGTGGGCTGACGAGCGTCGAGCTGACCGAGCTCGCCGACGTGGTCGCCCAGACGCGCGCCATGCCGAACATCCAGGGGATGAACGACTGGCTCACCTTCGAGGCCAAGCATGGCCCGGCCCACGCCAGGGACGCGATTGCCGAGCTGCGCGAGGCGCAGCGCTTGGCCCGTGAGAGTCCTGGGGCCATCGTCACCATTGGTGGAGACGAGAACGCGCCAATGCGCAACGCCACCGACCCGATGCGGTCGTTCGACATCAACGTGAAGGACGTGGCGACCGGCGCCGAGCGCAACGTCGAAGTCACGACGGCCCGGGGCACGCCCAATACGCCCACGGAAGGCTACGTCACGGACTCTCCCGACCTCACCGCGGGCGTCCAACATGCCGGGGACAAAGCCCAGAGCCGGATTGCCGACGGCAAACCCATCGCGGGTGACCGGGAGGCCGTGATTCGCGTGCGGTTCTACCAGGGCCAGCAACAGGTAGGCCGTGGCGGACGCGGGGGCACCATCACCTACGACGGGACCGGCACCTACAGCCACCAGCCGCCTCACCCGTCCGCGCCGGCTCGGGTGCGCAACATCCTCACCGATTTCGAGAGTGCCCTCCCGAGCATCCGCAACAATCACCTCCTCGAGCGCGTCCGGTTGGTGGACTTCGATGGCAACGTGATTGCGGAGTACGCTCGCGGGCCAGGTGGCTGGACGAGGGTGCGGTGACCATGGAGCTCGACGGATTCGTCATCAAGTTTCCCGGCCAGTCGTTCCGCTTCCGGAACGCCATGGCCGAATCCGATATCTCCGGCTTCGCCACGGCCCTGGAGGCCATCGACGCGCTGCGCACCTGCGGCTGGGAGCCGCTCTCGGCGGAGACCGTCGTGACGTGCGTGGACCCGGAGAGCGCCGAAGACACGCGTCCGGCGAAGCCCCATTGGAGGCTCTCTCGCACCGCGATTCCCCCCGGCGTCATCCTCCAGGCGATGATGACCAACCCCGACCCTGTCTACGCGCAAGCGGAGCGCCTGTCCCGTCCTGTCCTCGAAGCCTGGCTCTCCGGTTCGCTCACGAACTGCGGCTGTGAGAAGCCCGGCTGGAGACCCGAGTGGCGGGAGCTCCGCTTCGACGCGTGCCGCGCCTGGGGAGGCTCCCGTGACTGGCGAGGAACCCAGGACGCGGTGAGGCTGCGAACCGATGCAGGCGTGCTCACGGTGCCCCTGGAGCGCGACGAGCAGGGCACCTGGCTCAGCGGACCACGCGACCCGGTCTCCGACCAGCCGCCGCTGGCCGTCTCCATCCATCAACGGTGGGAGACACTCACGCTCGGCATCGCCGTGAACTACAGCTACTGGCTCCAGGAGGGCGAGCCGGCCTCGGCTCGCTTCAAGGCCTCGCTGGCCCTACTGGAAGCGCTGGGCTGGGAACAGGGATGAAGCGGGAGCGGCCATGGGCGATGACTTGATGCCAATCGAGCGCGACCGACGTGACCGGCTCGTGGTGAACCTCTTCCACTGGCCACGCTGGGCACAGCTCCTCGTAGCCCTGGTCATCACCGGCATCGTCGTCGCTGCGGCCCGACTCGCGGAGCCCCATCCCGTAACACCGCCGTGGCTCGCGGACGCCATCCACCTCGGCGGCTGGGTCTACCTGGCGCTGGTCCTCGTCGCCGTGACGAGCTGGCTCCTGCGTCGGAGGAAGCACTGAACGGAGGCACGTGACACGCGCCTCGCTGGAGTGCGAAGCGATGAGCAGGGGCGCCCTCGGTTCATCCCACCCCGGAGTCCGCGATGGCTCACCTCGTCTGGTTTCTCGCTCCCCTGACTTGTCTTCATTGTGGCTCGCGCCCGAGCGAGCGGGAGACACGCCTGAATACCCGCGACCTCAACCGTGCTCCGGAGAGCACCCGCGTGCGGCCAGGTGATGTCCTCGAAGTGAACGGCCAGGAACTCGGGGACGCGTATCTCACGCTCAGGAAACCTGTTGGGACAGAGGAACTCCGCGCGCTCGAGCAATGGGATTGCCCGGTGTGCCAATGGGCGCAGTGGGCACGCATCACGTTCCAGTACGTGGATCCGGACCACTCCCGGTTCAGCTCCGTGGAGACCGTCACACTGACGCCGGAGGTGGTGCGCGACGCTCACCTCATCTCCCCTCGCATCGGATTCTGGGTGGAGACCCATCCCGATGAGGAGTCCGTGCGGATACCCCCACTCATCCAGCACCTGCTCTCCTGAAGTCAGGAGCACCGCGTGAGACGCATGATCCCCATCGACCACGCCCGTCGCGGCCGGAGTCACGCGCTGGCCCGTGCGCCAGTCCGTGGCCCCACACCGTCCCTCACTTCTTCGGGCGCACGTCGAAGAGCGAGACGCGCCCATCCGGGATGAGCTGCGCGGTGAAGACGAAGGTCTTCGCCCCGGAGGTCAGCAGGTACGTGTAACGGCGGTCGTCTCCCAGCACCTCGCGACGCGCGAGCACGAGCGGCCCCACCGCTCCGAGTTCCTGGAGCCCCTTCTGGTACTGTGGCAGCGCGCCCTCGAGGAACCTCGGATGGACATAGGCGAACCGTGCCGTGTCCACCGTGCCCGCGCGCACCGCCTCGAGCAGCGCCGCGAGCCGCGCGGTGACCTCCGGCTCGCTGTCCACGATGGGCGCGAGCGCGGGCACGGCGAGCGCGGGGTTGACGATGGCCGCGATGCCCTCGACGAAGTCCCGGGGCCTGGCCCGGTCCGTGTTGGCCAGCACGATGATGGAGAGCGAGTCGCCGATGAAGCGCGAGTACGCGGTGCGGAAGCCCTGCCACGCGCCGGTGTGCTGATGCAGGGGCTTGCCGTCGCGCTCCAGGAGCTCCCACCCGAAGCCATAGGGATGGGTCGCGCCGCTCTCGAGCCTCACGGGGGACAGGATTTCACTCCAGCGCTCGCGACTCAGCACGGCGCGCCGCTCCACGGCGGCGTCCCACGCGAGCATGTCCTGGAGGGAGAAGTACAGCGAACCGTCGCCCGTGGTGTTGAGCGAGGGAGAGACCCAGGTCTGGTGTTTCACCTCGCCCTCCACCAGGCGGTAGCCGGAGGAGCGGTAGGGGATGATGTCGTCCTCGCTGATGCCCCGGGCCGTCTTCATCCCCACGGGCTTGAAGACCTCCGTGGCGAGCACGTTCGTATAGGAGGTCCCCGCGACGCGATTCACCAGGATGCCCAGCAGGACGTATCCCGAGTTGCTGTAGCTCCAGCGGTGTCCCGCCGGGAACTCCAGCGGCAGGGCGTAGATGGCCTGGGCGAACGCGTCGTCCGAATA contains:
- a CDS encoding eCIS core domain-containing protein, whose amino-acid sequence is MDFAHAKKPEVKPASRDAKAPRSQPEASATAPGVPLYLRGPLGSATPVTGAAPAPEAVADAQAPVGGLPAYLRGAMGLGAGTQAVPPVQAKLAVAPAKSALEEQADQVARTASAPASGPSSSATPPRPPATPNRLTGTSGEPLSPRVRERVEPVVGRNLSDVRVHQASDDRDAAESLRARAFTHKEHVFLGRGESAEDVELLAHEMTHVVQQTEGDAPPVQRKPADYRQPEDGEGPAARMRARIDEELADEDVPDERPDIDRGEVASKSLGLQPQARPDVDRAAQERPGVQAAATETAQVVDAPAQAEGEGEGGKGKKGEAGGGEAAAGDAEQSAAQDAFTLAAAEPQPQVPTPVAPVPQVAPVDAGGQALRPVENVDAAVTEIAEATQGMRDEGTSLQEAASNERANARILEGNLNLVRKGVAQSDLGVTTSQGHAAYRRTVLEQGRAALGVSRQKTTWVAEQAPQHLAKADAGREDSAGMAEESSSLSAESAANTPDDAEAAEKASEQRGEINQAGGDVNNLDRAFSGGQERARGLSADAAQAANLNTKAEAKLTESTSVLQRTDEKLSQMREQTDGARAQVEALADRPGEMVAQADETEAEGRSVVEQSFAVEERLREEQETHRQNTAAIPEETPEERALREEEGIEAPRLETHPPARPEPAQPEEGEAPPAANGGKAAAGARDGAPTEAKPEGAAQAAMQQAQATAAEGGDLQPIAPRPPSEASAETVVQRQPQAGYEDRWSFDPAGAIASHIPEVLGGTAPPKGQKRLSREELAEREQKRRKEDLEEIQRQAGKPFEQTTAWERRRIALRMMGRNLWSKLSGIPWPGFGALALGLVNPVTPLLGVVSGFGMIASGAANLVNIQAWQRDPIGNLLKIAADIATGLTIILGSITALAAVIAALCTALILVTFGILGPALGPVVAFCASVMVTTGGWTIAVGKFALLFQFLCFLKNLYEAGVARNAEELQRSSDRMSSDISAAGNVVLQMGMAKLAQVGGRGMQRGIIRAGGGARWGGGLTTRLGTAVRGAGRSIAKGGNFARLGAAVRQGLPRVPGAVGRGVRSIGAGIRNMPAQAVAAARALPGVIRSPIQSARRAFGWGMSRNYLLGRGVAPGLAGLRAAGTEGALLARLEAGGLSASAAQRALRVWEREGLEMLLADGLSAAEIHLLTQVSQATLRKLLLEFSSRELANLAAAVGVQGLETLATIEASTLRRLLAGLPPQSVVQLVTTVPREVLERLVAGGMAPARIAHLAGTLPPEVLNRLAFELTALELDRVVNELGEAVVSKMGIPGGLTSVELTELADVVAQTRAMPNIQGMNDWLTFEAKHGPAHARDAIAELREAQRLARESPGAIVTIGGDENAPMRNATDPMRSFDINVKDVATGAERNVEVTTARGTPNTPTEGYVTDSPDLTAGVQHAGDKAQSRIADGKPIAGDREAVIRVRFYQGQQQVGRGGRGGTITYDGTGTYSHQPPHPSAPARVRNILTDFESALPSIRNNHLLERVRLVDFDGNVIAEYARGPGGWTRVR
- a CDS encoding carboxypeptidase-like regulatory domain-containing protein translates to MRPSRRAGAPLKAAGELDGLVRHALTDESLSQVSVTVSQPDTGRAWTTETNAEGQYHFFCLPPGDYTVRVSKPTYATVERDSISVREKRVRVFDMKLYPADYEPPPPPLPPTSEGCYTVGATVNPDFIRTIRIQEASVPPTPRLRGFTSLAELAPTPWMDSVGIGTRYAPSTRPAR
- a CDS encoding carboxypeptidase-like regulatory domain-containing protein; the encoded protein is MKARVHAGMVLACGLVASVARAQSADSGGLMGTVIHGADGQPLTDVEVRVVGPSLLGDLRVLTDGDGHFRVPRLPPGLYTVVYLKEGYQSWERYETRVELGRTTRADMKLAREDVGCWFVARREGLDTVSTTTGLHVGPEFFRRIAVR
- a CDS encoding serine hydrolase domain-containing protein is translated as MPVASWSMAWSVVLIAWLLLPSHAAARAALPERIDAFIRAEQKRQGVVGLAVGVVHKGRVVLARGYGSANLEHRVPVGTDTLFQSGSLGKMFTAMAVMAQVEAGRVALSDSVTKYFPDAPASWAPITVRHLLTHTSGIQDVEGQLDERKDYSDDAFAQAIYALPLEFPAGHRWSYSNSGYVLLGILVNRVAGTSYTNVLATEVFKPVGMKTARGISEDDIIPYRSSGYRLVEGEVKHQTWVSPSLNTTGDGSLYFSLQDMLAWDAAVERRAVLSRERWSEILSPVRLESGATHPYGFGWELLERDGKPLHQHTGAWQGFRTAYSRFIGDSLSIIVLANTDRARPRDFVEGIAAIVNPALAVPALAPIVDSEPEVTARLAALLEAVRAGTVDTARFAYVHPRFLEGALPQYQKGLQELGAVGPLVLARREVLGDDRRYTYLLTSGAKTFVFTAQLIPDGRVSLFDVRPKK
- the epsU gene encoding exopolysaccharide biosynthesis GT2 family glycosyltransferase EpsU, with product MTVWTWVDLALCVVLVPVVVACGYLLLLTLLSWRRAAPVPPAPTRKFDVVIPAHNEELGIARTVANLSAVDYPGPLRRILVIADNCSDATARKAREAGATVLERQDAEKRGKGYALAHAFEFSQKDGFADAVVVVDADTVVSPNLLHAYGRRLEDGAHAVQAHYGVMNPTASWRTRLMTIALGMFHKVRSLGREALGVSCGLRGNGMCFTHAVLREVPHDAFSVVEDLEYGIRLGRKGHRVHYAWEAEVQGEMVSAEKQSRSQRQRWEGGRAQMRKLHGWPLLSDALKQRSGLLLDLSMDVLVPPLSQLVLATVGGAVAAAVVAWLSGGTAVVASALAAFGLASLGAYVLRGWWVSGVGPRGLLDLAWAPVYILWKVWLMLRGPGAEKRGEWVRTSREAERP